Below is a window of Rickettsiales bacterium DNA.
TTGCGATTGCAAATTAGACTGATAATTAGCGTAAGAATAAGATTGCAAGCCTGTGTTTATAGATGTCATACTTCTCCCAAAAGATTCTTAAGTATTATACATCAAAAACCTTAAAAATAAAGATGCTAATTTGTTACAATGAGGGAGTGTTCACTAAACATAGATTTAACTATTTAATCACAAATTGTCACCCCGCATTTATTGCGGGGTTAATTGTTGAAAGTTTTGCCAAACAAGCTTCTGAGCGTGTTTAATGGTTAACCCAGCAACAAGTGCGGGGTGACAATCATTGGTTAAGATGAAAATATCTATGTTTAGTTAATACTCACAGAATAATAGAATCAAAGATATACTTAAGATTAACCTATGCCAATCCCCTGCCCTCTGCCTTGCGAAAATAAGCCTTTATTATTTCCAGTTAAAGCTATACCTTCACCTGATTGCATTGTATCCGAAACTGCTTCTACCCCAGTTTTATATTTATCTGGATTTTCTTGAACATTGCTGACTACAGCTTCTTTACTAACTGAAAGTTGAACTGCCATTGGTGCTTCATTCCAAGCCCTAACAGCAGAACCAACTTTGCTGGCTACATTCATCTCATAATGCAAGACTTCAACACCATTAGGTTTTGAAAGAGAATAAACAACATCCGCGTAAGATGCATTTGAGCCAAGGTCTTTTGCAATTGATACATAATCACTTATCTCACCGCCAGTAGGCATCTTATCATTTCCTGACTGGATTTGAGCTATTACGGCTAGTGCTTTTTCTATATCTACTGGAAATCTCATAAATTCCTCACAAATTAAACATTTTCAACTAACAACTGAACGAGCATCTCTTCAGTTTTTTTGGCATCCATTACTGGATAGCCCCCTTCATTTAACAATCTATTGATGTGATCAATCCTCTCCTGAATTATGAAGGAATTTTCAATATAAACTTCTGGCGCACCCATAATTAGCAACATAGATTTAACGCAAGGTTTATCCTTACGAGAAAAATTCTGCTCATTAACTGCTAGTTTTGAAGTTTCAGAATCATAACTTCTTAAATCTATTGAGTGCGAAACATCATCAAAATCCGGCATATTATTAATGTAATAATCGTAAGATTCATCAATAGACATTTCCTTCAAGCCAATAACTTTACGCAAGCGATTCACTACGCCTATTCTATCCATAATGCTTTCTACAAGGCGATATTTCACCCTTGTAAATGTTTCTATATCAACGCCGTTAATGTGAGCTTTAACATATCCACCCGCCCATAAATCAACATACTCATATATATCATCAAAAACTTTTTCAGGGGTTAACATTTCAAATCTCCTTTAATTTTTGTTATCTAATTAATTCCCCAATTAATTAATCCCATAGTCGTATTATATAACAAAATGATTAACAAAGCGTTAACAGATGAAAATATTTTTTATCTGTGAAAACGCTATATTTTGCCTATGTTTTAAGATATTTTTGATTATTTTACCAAAGGTTAACAAGTGGTAAATCAAAGGGTTATAAATTAGATATTTTTAGAATTTTGTAAAAATTTTTCAATTTTAGTAAAATCTTTTACACCAGCTGAAGATTCAACACCTGAGGAAACATCAAGCCCATAAGGGTTTGCAAGGGATAAAGCCTCAGAAATATTTTCAGAATTTAATCCCCCAGACAAAAACCATTTATAGCTTGGATTAAAATTTTTTAATATTTTCCAGTCAAAAGAAATTGCATTTCCACCGGGTAGAACTGAGGTTTTTGGAGGTTTTGCATCAAATAAAATATAATCGGCAATATTTGAAAATTCTTTTGCTTTTTCTAAATCTTTTTCTTCAGAGATTGAAATTGCTTTAATAATATTAAAATTATATTTTTCTTTGATTTCTCGAGATTTTGCAGGAGTTTCAGAACCATGAAGCTGAATATAATCTGGATTTAATTTTTGTAATTCATGCAAAAAATTATCATCTGCATCAACTAAAACCGCAACAATTTTTGGAATTTCTATTTTGCTTTTATCGAAATTTTCATTCCCGCGTATGCGGGAATCCATATAGCTAGATTCCCGTTTACACGGGAATGAATTGATAAGCGAATTTTTAATTTCAATCGCTTTATCGATAGAAATATTTCTAGGGGATTTTTCAAAGAAAACGAAACCTAAGAAATCCGCACCTTTTGAGGTTGCAAATAAAGCAGTTTCTTTGTCTTTTATTCCGCAAATCTTTACTTTCATAAATTAGGGTTTAGGGATTGGCATTCTTAGGTAATCATAGATTTAAGCTCCATAGCCACCAATTATAACCCCGCATTTATTGCGGGGATAATGATTGAAAGTGTTTTAAGTCTACTTTTTGAGCGTATTTTGCAATTAACCCCACAATAAATGCGGGGTGACATTATAGAGGAAAACAGCAGATAATTTAATAAAATCCTACCCTTAAGCCGCCAACCTAAAATTATGCTGCTAATTTAACTTTGCCATTTTTAAGATTCGCATTTGCAAAATCCCAGTTAGCAAGGCTATTTAAGAAAGTTTCAATATATTTCGGGCGAAGATTTTGGAAATCTAAATAATAAGCATGCTCCCAAACATCAATAGTTAAAAGTGGCACTTGGCCTTTAGTAAAAGGGGTTTCTGCATTTCCAGTTTTTGTAACTTTTAGCTTGCCATCTTTATCAAGAACAAGCCAAGCCCAACCAGAGCCAAACTGAGTAGTTGCTGCCGCCTTAAATTCCTCAACGAATTTCTCATATGAGCCGAAATCCGCTTCAATTTTAGAAGCAACTTCTCCAGTAGCTTTGCCACCGCCATTTGGCTTCATTGAATGCCAATAAAAAGTGTGATTCCAAACTTGTGCTGCATTATTGAAAACCCCAGCATTTTTGCCTTCAGATGCAATGCAAATTTCTTCCAAAGTTTTACCTTCAAATTCCGTTCCCTTAATTAAATTATTAAGGTTTGTAACATAAGCATTATGGTGCTTTCCATGGTGGAAGGAAATAGTATTCGCTGTGATATGAGGCTCTAACGCTGTTGGTGCGTAAGGTAATTCAGGTAAAGTAAATGTCATATAATCCTTGTTTAGTTGCTAAAACAAAATAGTTAGAATTTAACTTTTTGCAAGCTGTAGCTAAATGAATTTTTATTAAGTAAATTGAAGTTATATAAACTTGCCTATAACATTATTTTTGTGTAAAATGCATTTGTGGTAAGCGGGCTGTGGGATTGGTTTTGCTAAGATATCTCCGGGGCGATGAATTATTTTAGGAGGCTGGCTCTGATAGGCCCAAGGGCTTGTTAATTCCGGTTTCCACCTGAACATAAATGCTTCAGGGTAGATAACTAATAGCGACCATCTTTGCGGTGCTTACCCAATCCTTCCCTTAACTTTAGAGAAATTTATGAGCAAAAAAACAATAATTTCTCTTCTTGCGTTTATTCCATTTTTAACAGGGTGCATCAATGCTTTTGGAGGATATGAAAGCCCTAAATATAATGTTTTAGAAAAATCAGATAATATTGAATTAAGGGAATATAAAAAATATATTGTTGCTGAAGTTACGCTTGATAATTCTTCCGAAGATAAATCAAATGATGCATTCAAAATTTTAGCAAACTATATATTTGGTGGGAATAAAAAAGCTTCCAATATAGCAATGACTAGCCCAGTTGAAATTGAGCAAAATGAAGGTGAAAATATTTCAATGACAGCACCAGTTGAGATTGAAAAAGAGAGTAAAAAAACTATTATGAGGTTTTCAATGCCTTCAAAATATAGCCTTAAAACCATTCCAAAACCTGAAGATGAAATAATAAAAATCTATGAAGTTGAGGGCTACAAAGCAGCAGTTATTAGGTTTTCTTGGTTTTTTAATGAAAAAAATTTTTTAGAGAAAAAGAAAGTTTTAGAAAATTTTATTAAAGAAAAAAATCTCACTGCAATTTCAGAACCAATCAAAGCCTATTATAATCCGCCCTTTACCTTGCCTTTCTTAAAAAGAAATGAAATTATTATTAAGGTCAGGTGAATTTATTATAAAATAATATTAATCCAGACCACAAGTTTCACCCCGCATTTATTGCGGGGTTAACCATAAAACACGCTCAAAACTATACTTAGATGCACTTTACAACCATTAACCCCGTGAAAAGCACGGAGTGACAAATGCGTAAAAACTCTTATAAATTATATAAATACCCTGCTAAACAGCCTACAAACTCATTTCAAGCATTTTATCAAGTGAGGCTTTGGCTTTCAGGCGAAGGGCTTCATCAAGCTCTATTTGTGGAGATTTATTAATCATACAATCGTAAATTTTCTCAATTGTATTTAACTTCATAAATGGGCAATTATTGCAAGAGGTACAACCCTCAGAAGTGCCAGCTACAGGATAAAATTTCGCATCAGGTGAGTTTTTCTGCATCTGATGTATTATCCCCGGCTCAGTTAAAACAATATATTCTTGGCTTTTATTTGTTTTAGATTTTTCAATAGTAAAATTTAACAAGGCAGAAGTTGAACCAACAAAATCCGCATAATTCAAGATAGTTTCTGGGCATTCAGGGTGTGCAATTGTAAGTGCGTTTTGGTGGCTTGATTTCATTCGCACCAATTCCCTTTCATTAAACTGCTCGTGAACTATGCAAGAGCCTTGCCAAAGTAGCATATCTCTGCCTGTTTTACGAACTAGATAAGAACCCAAATGCCTATCAGGTGCGAAAATTATTTTCTGATCTTCTGGAATTTGTTTGATAATTTTTTCTGCACAAGATGAAGTAACAATTATATCTGAAAGCGCCTTAATTTCGGCGGAACAATTAATATAAGTTATTGCTATATGATCAGGGTTTTTCTCTCTAAAAACTTTGAATTGCTCAGGTGGACAAGAGG
It encodes the following:
- a CDS encoding heme-binding protein — its product is MSKKTIISLLAFIPFLTGCINAFGGYESPKYNVLEKSDNIELREYKKYIVAEVTLDNSSEDKSNDAFKILANYIFGGNKKASNIAMTSPVEIEQNEGENISMTAPVEIEKESKKTIMRFSMPSKYSLKTIPKPEDEIIKIYEVEGYKAAVIRFSWFFNEKNFLEKKKVLENFIKEKNLTAISEPIKAYYNPPFTLPFLKRNEIIIKVR
- the nadA gene encoding quinolinate synthase NadA, translating into MGKIDYISEINRLKKDMNAVILAHYYQDDDIQDIADFIGDSLDLSRKAQATKADYIIFCGVKFMAEVAKILSPHKKVLLPDLKAGCSLETSCPPEQFKVFREKNPDHIAITYINCSAEIKALSDIIVTSSCAEKIIKQIPEDQKIIFAPDRHLGSYLVRKTGRDMLLWQGSCIVHEQFNERELVRMKSSHQNALTIAHPECPETILNYADFVGSTSALLNFTIEKSKTNKSQEYIVLTEPGIIHQMQKNSPDAKFYPVAGTSEGCTSCNNCPFMKLNTIEKIYDCMINKSPQIELDEALRLKAKASLDKMLEMSL
- a CDS encoding phosphoribosylanthranilate isomerase, giving the protein MKVKICGIKDKETALFATSKGADFLGFVFFEKSPRNISIDKAIEIKNSLINSFPCKRESSYMDSRIRGNENFDKSKIEIPKIVAVLVDADDNFLHELQKLNPDYIQLHGSETPAKSREIKEKYNFNIIKAISISEEKDLEKAKEFSNIADYILFDAKPPKTSVLPGGNAISFDWKILKNFNPSYKWFLSGGLNSENISEALSLANPYGLDVSSGVESSAGVKDFTKIEKFLQNSKNI
- a CDS encoding superoxide dismutase, which translates into the protein MTFTLPELPYAPTALEPHITANTISFHHGKHHNAYVTNLNNLIKGTEFEGKTLEEICIASEGKNAGVFNNAAQVWNHTFYWHSMKPNGGGKATGEVASKIEADFGSYEKFVEEFKAAATTQFGSGWAWLVLDKDGKLKVTKTGNAETPFTKGQVPLLTIDVWEHAYYLDFQNLRPKYIETFLNSLANWDFANANLKNGKVKLAA